A region from the Clostridium beijerinckii genome encodes:
- a CDS encoding HypC/HybG/HupF family hydrogenase formation chaperone, giving the protein MCLAVPAQVIEIDNYSAIIDIMGLESKVNVQLIEDLKVGEYVLVHAGCAIQKIDKDYFEELQKIFQSILDSEDKDG; this is encoded by the coding sequence CAGGTTATAGAGATAGATAATTATAGTGCAATAATAGATATTATGGGATTAGAGAGTAAAGTTAATGTTCAGCTTATTGAAGACCTAAAGGTAGGAGAATATGTTTTAGTTCATGCAGGATGTGCTATTCAAAAGATTGATAAGGATTATTTTGAAGAATTACAGAAAATATTTCAATCAATACTAGATAGTGAGGATAAAGATGGATAA
- a CDS encoding hydrogenase formation protein HypD, with amino-acid sequence MDKQTLIKGMIKKIQQSSIGKFNVMEVCGTHTQALSKFGIRQLVEPNIHLLSGPGCPVCVTSESYIDAAIELSKHPNVILSTFGDMMKVNGSRENLIEQREKGKDIKVLYSPLNSITLAEENKDKEIIFLGVGFETTTPLIALTIKMAQEKGIKNISFLIGMKRMEPILHHILKDPNHNIQGLICPGHVAAVKGSDYFKFIANKYNIPAVVAGFEALEITGALYFLMKQQCEDKKNFENLYKTCVTLEGNKRANKLMEEVFTYCDEEWRGIGIINDSGFSLREKYRSYDATKKFGINLEKTLSKNKIKTCICSEILLGKKLPNKCELFGKNCTPEHPIGPCMVSSEGSCSIFHKYKGVE; translated from the coding sequence ATGGATAAACAAACCTTGATTAAAGGTATGATAAAAAAAATTCAACAGTCTTCAATTGGGAAGTTCAATGTTATGGAGGTTTGCGGAACTCATACTCAAGCTCTTTCAAAATTTGGAATTAGACAATTAGTTGAACCAAATATACACTTACTATCTGGTCCAGGATGTCCAGTTTGTGTTACTTCAGAAAGTTATATAGATGCAGCTATAGAGCTTTCTAAACATCCAAATGTTATTTTGAGCACATTTGGAGACATGATGAAAGTAAATGGAAGTAGAGAAAATTTAATTGAGCAAAGAGAAAAGGGAAAAGACATTAAAGTGTTATATTCTCCTTTAAATTCAATAACACTTGCAGAAGAAAATAAAGACAAAGAGATAATTTTTCTTGGGGTAGGATTTGAAACTACAACTCCTCTAATTGCTCTAACCATAAAGATGGCACAGGAAAAAGGTATAAAAAATATTTCCTTTTTAATAGGAATGAAGAGAATGGAGCCAATCTTGCATCATATACTTAAAGATCCTAATCACAATATACAGGGATTAATTTGTCCAGGACATGTCGCGGCAGTAAAAGGGTCAGACTATTTTAAATTTATTGCAAATAAATATAATATTCCAGCAGTAGTAGCAGGTTTTGAAGCTTTGGAGATTACAGGAGCTTTATATTTTTTAATGAAACAACAATGTGAAGATAAAAAGAATTTTGAAAATTTATATAAAACTTGTGTAACCCTAGAAGGAAACAAAAGAGCAAATAAACTAATGGAAGAAGTATTCACATATTGTGATGAAGAATGGAGGGGAATAGGAATTATTAACGATTCGGGATTTTCCTTGAGAGAAAAATATAGAAGTTATGATGCTACCAAAAAATTTGGAATAAATTTAGAAAAAACTTTAAGCAAAAATAAAATTAAAACTTGTATATGCAGTGAAATTTTATTGGGAAAGAAATTGCCAAATAAATGTGAACTTTTTGGGAAAAATTGTACACCAGAGCATCCAATAGGACCTTGTATGGTATCCTCTGAGGGATCATGCTCTATTTTTCATAAGTATAAGGGAGTGGAATAG
- the hypE gene encoding hydrogenase expression/formation protein HypE, producing MNEVIKLIHGDGGKHTKILIEQLFYKHFNNNILLQEQDSATFTAIQGKMAFTTDSFVVKPLFFSGGNIGKIAVCGTVNDLAVSGAKPLYLSASFIIEEGFSMQILEKIVKSMGHTCLECGAKIVTGDTKVVEKGSVDGIFINTSGIGYITNGYEVKPIEANDRIIVTGGIGEHGTTIAVERYNIKVKGDFKSDCAALYPFIEKLKEHFTSIKIMRDPTRGGLATVLHEFSLLCKHGIHLIEEDIPISESVKSINKLLGLDPLYMACEGRMVLVVKEFEAQNVLKIIQSIDQGKGARIIGKFVEEFTQNIFIENSFGGKRILGPLEGNMLPRIC from the coding sequence ATGAATGAAGTGATTAAGCTTATTCATGGTGATGGGGGAAAACATACAAAAATATTAATTGAGCAACTTTTCTACAAACATTTTAATAATAATATTCTTTTGCAAGAGCAGGATTCAGCAACATTTACAGCAATACAAGGGAAAATGGCTTTTACCACAGATTCTTTTGTGGTAAAGCCACTGTTTTTTTCAGGGGGAAACATAGGTAAGATTGCAGTTTGCGGAACTGTTAATGATTTAGCTGTATCTGGAGCAAAACCACTTTATTTAAGTGCGAGTTTTATAATTGAAGAAGGATTTTCAATGCAAATTCTTGAAAAAATTGTGAAATCTATGGGGCATACCTGCCTAGAATGTGGAGCTAAGATTGTAACCGGGGACACAAAGGTAGTGGAAAAAGGGAGTGTAGATGGAATCTTTATTAATACTAGTGGAATTGGGTATATAACAAATGGATATGAGGTAAAACCCATTGAAGCAAACGATAGGATTATAGTAACAGGGGGAATTGGTGAACATGGAACAACAATTGCTGTAGAGAGATATAACATCAAAGTAAAAGGTGATTTTAAAAGTGATTGTGCAGCATTATATCCTTTTATAGAAAAACTTAAAGAACATTTTACTTCTATAAAGATAATGAGAGATCCGACTCGTGGGGGATTAGCTACTGTATTGCATGAATTTTCTTTACTTTGCAAACACGGAATACACTTGATTGAAGAAGATATTCCTATTAGTGAAAGTGTTAAGTCTATAAATAAGCTTTTAGGATTGGATCCATTATACATGGCATGTGAAGGAAGAATGGTACTAGTTGTTAAAGAGTTCGAAGCTCAAAATGTACTAAAGATAATTCAATCAATTGATCAAGGGAAAGGTGCAAGAATTATAGGCAAATTTGTTGAGGAGTTTACTCAGAATATATTTATAGAAAATAGCTTTGGTGGAAAGAGAATATTAGGACCTTTAGAGGGTAATATGTTACCTAGAATATGTTAA